A window of the Fulvia fulva chromosome 11, complete sequence genome harbors these coding sequences:
- a CDS encoding ERAD-associated E3 ubiquitin-protein ligase HRD1A: MRLAYYAGASTAAAAACLLKAFHQRPNFYSATVYLSQSNACLLILTNLLLVLACSFMFALQRLLYGPLRPIEIEQLSEKAWYAVLDTLLAMPSFREDVGGWLLTMFVLLLAGKVWGWIAEGRVDIFEQQPPANPTLFHVRLAMSLLVSFIFDVLMLWYCLETIIANPKPGMMVIFTFEFAILGIFSLFTGLRYLLACYEAKEVKKQTMLAIETRKVEIREERVAAHAAAVAAAAQNTAEDGTPATVPPMDDSPIDVDENEVDVPGWEEKRRYLFVLEVVTDFMKLMIYIVFFTVSITFNGLPMHIMRDVYMTFASFSKRVSDYVAYRKATSDMNTRYPDATTEEIRGDPCIVCRDTMVSWEQPPAAANAQPAGDQPVAAPAPARRRDEGLRAKKLPCGHILHLRCLKSWLERQQVCPTCRRPVVTATAPNAPAAPGNPPAPGQPGQQQAPRPRARIFNLGPLRIGLLNAPQGQIQDFINRFQNPDAANQNAAGANQQGPNHLGLQVPYANGQAQIPTGTRRTGRRSQVPIDVGIMQMEQRIMQEAHNLNIEQQQLATLRMMEGEMARLRAQHTPTQQPVGAGGAARQAAIVQQMGRFPMPGFMPTQQPFMPPTQPEALQGSPAQQMGPGHENLPQGLILPEGWTLMPLHRVDQEHHAAPLQATTRNLDNPTADDGSTSARPISGDDDTATSAATETPSSATQQQQQPQPPQQVAQSAGPVDDTGSPLFVPTAPRTSDTTSTEATTASSDQTQFQPAPQMMTPQTPAASSSSTQDPTQTPWSGSNWGFDQQPSQASTAEPSSTPDSQVAEQPSGQEGYSGKGKARAVEMEEVPDPEAGN, translated from the coding sequence ATGCGCCTTGCATACTACGCCGGCGCCTCCACGGCAGCCGCAGCAGCATGTCTGCTCAAGGCATTCCACCAGCGGCCCAACTTCTACAGCGCGACCGTCTACCTCTCCCAGTCGAACGCATGTCTCCTCATCCTGACGAATCTCCTCCTGGTCTTGGCGTGCAGCTTCATGTTCGCGCTGCAGCGACTACTCTATGGCCCATTACGACCCATTGAGATCGAGCAGTTGTCGGAGAAGGCATGGTACGCGGTACTGGACACCCTGTTGGCAATGCCGAGCTTCAGAGAAGATGTGGGAGGTTGGCTACTGACCATGTTTGTGCTGCTCTTGGCTGGGAAGGTGTGGGGCTGGATTGCAGAAGGACGGGTTGATATCTTCGAGCAACAGCCGCCTGCAAACCCGACTTTGTTCCATGTGCGGTTGGCGATGAGCTTGCTGGTGAGCTTCATCTTCGATGTGCTCATGTTGTGGTACTGCCTGGAGACCATCATAGCCAATCCCAAGCCAGGCATGATGGTCATCTTCACCTTCGAATTTGCGATTCTGGGCATATTTTCCTTGTTCACAGGACTGAGATACCTCTTGGCCTGCTATGAGGCCAAGGAAGTCAAGAAGCAGACGATGCTGGCTATTGAGACGCGCAAGGTCGAGATCCGGGAAGAAAGAGTAGCGGCACATGCAGCAGCAGTGGCAGCGGCAGCCCAGAACACAGCAGAGGATGGAACACCAGCGACCGTGCCCCCAATGGACGACTCACCCATCGACGTGGATGAGAATGAGGTGGATGTGCCAGGCTGGGAAGAGAAGAGACGATATCTGTTTGTGCTTGAAGTGGTGACAGACTTCATGAAGCTCATGATATACATCGTCTTCTTCACTGTTAGCATCACTTTCAACGGCCTGCCCATGCACATCATGCGCGACGTCTATATGACCTTCGCGTCGTTCAGCAAGCGAGTCTCCGACTATGTGGCATACCGAAAGGCAACCAGCGACATGAACACGAGATATCCGGACGCAACCACCGAAGAGATCCGAGGCGACCCCTGCATCGTGTGCAGAGACACGATGGTGTCTTGGGAACAACCGCCTGCCGCTGCAAACGCGCAGCCTGCGGGTGATCAGCCTGTCGCAGCGCCAGCGCCAGCTAGGCGAAGAGATGAGGGACTGAGGGCGAAGAAGCTACCTTGTGGACATATCCTACATCTACGATGTCTGAAGAGCTGGCTAGAGAGACAGCAAGTATGCCCTACTTGTCGCAGGCCTGTCGTCACCGCGACCGCACCGAATGCGCCTGCTGCCCCGGGCAATCCACCTGCACCCGGACAGCCCGGACAACAACAAGCACCAAGACCTCGTGCTAGAATCTTCAATCTTGGCCCGCTCAGAATTGGGCTGCTGAATGCACCGCAAGGCCAGATCCAGGACTTTATCAATCGCTTCCAGAACCCAGATGCGGCCAATCAGAATGCCGCAGGCGCAAATCAACAAGGACCGAATCATCTTGGTCTCCAGGTGCCATACGCCAATGGTCAAGCACAAATCCCCACAGGTACGCGAAGAACAGGACGCCGGTCGCAGGTGCCGATAGACGTGGGGATCATGCAGATGGAGCAGCGGATCATGCAGGAAGCACACAATCTTAACATCGAGCAGCAACAGCTCGCGACACTGCGGATGATGGAAGGAGAAATGGCTCGTCTCAGGGCACAGCACACTCCTACGCAGCAACCTGTTGGCGCGGGCGGTGCCGCAAGACAGGCCGCTATTGTGCAACAGATGGGGCGATTTCCGATGCCAGGCTTCATGCCGACGCAGCAACCTTTCATGCCACCCACACAACCGGAGGCGCTTCAGGGTAGTCCTGCACAACAGATGGGTCCGGGACATGAGAACCTACCACAGGGACTTATACTACCTGAAGGCTGGACCCTGATGCCTTTGCATCGAGTCGATCAGGAACATCATGCAGCACCACTTCAGGCTACGACACGGAACCTTGACAACCCAACGGCAGACGATGGGTCGACTTCTGCTAGACCAATTTCCGGTGATGACGACACAGCTACCTCCGCCGCGACAGAGACACCATCATCTGCCacgcagcagcagcagcagccaCAGCCGCCGCAACAAGTAGCGCAGAGTGCTGGACCTGTTGATGACACTGGCTCTCCACTGTTTGTACCGACAGCACCGAGAACTTCAGACACCACCAGCACTGAAGCAACGACAGCATCTTCAGATCAAACGCAATTCCAGCCAGCGCCGCAGATGATGACTCCGCAGACGCCCGCTGCGTCGTCATCATCGACACAAGACCCAACTCAGACCCCGTGGAGCGGCAGTAATTGGGGATTTGACCAACAACCCAGCCAAGCATCTACTGCCGAACCATCTTCAACTCCGGATAGCCAGGTAGCTGAACAGCCTTCTGGGCAGGAAGGGTATAGTGGCAAAGGTAAAGCCAGAGCAGTCGAAATGGAGGAGGTACCTGATCCGGAGGCAGGCAACTAG